TCGTACTCGCCGACGCACGTCACCACGCGCTTCTGCGCCGCGGCCGTCGGGTTCACTTCGATGGTAAAGATCGCTTCCTCGCCCTCTGGGGCGAAATGCAGCACGTTACCCAGGTAGTCCGCGGCCGAACTCAGCCCGATGTAGTGGAACCCGCTCTCGTCGCCGACGCGGTTCACCGCGAGGTAGTAGATGTGGTTCTCCCACGCGCGCGCCGCGGAGACCAGTTCGGCCATCTTGCGGGCGTTCGTGGCCCAGTTGGTCGGGAGCACGACGAGATCGGCTCCGAGGAGCGTGAGGACGCGCGCCGATTCCGGGAAGCTGCCGTCGAAGCAGATGTTCATCCCGATCTTCAGCCCACCCAGGTCGTGGACCGCGAGCGGGCGGTCGCCCGGATCGGTGAACCGGTCCGCGCCCAGACAGGGCAGGTGTAGTTTGCGGTAACCCGCGACGAAGCCCTGCGGCCCGACGAGGGCGGACGAGTTGTAGAGCTTGCCGTCGGGCGCGGATTCGAGCAGCCCGAAGACGGCCCACACGCCTAATTCGGCGCACGCTTTCGCGACGACGTCGGTGCTCGGGCCGGGGAGCGGTTCCGCGGCAGCCAGGGCGTGCGCGCGCGACGTGAACCCGTACCCGGAGAGCACGCACTCGGGGAACACGACGAGCTTCGCCCCGCGCGCGGCGGCCCGGCGCAAGTTCGCGACGACGGCGGAGCGGTTCGCAGCGAGAGCGCCCAGCGCGCAGTCCATCTGCACGCCGGCCACGGTCCAGTTCGACATCGGGTACCCTCACCTGGCGCCCGCGCGGAATGACCCCGCGCGGACCGCCGGCCTACGGTTTGGCGGCTTGCTTCTCGGCCCGTTCAATCAACTGCAGGTACTGCTCCGCGAGCGGCGGGCGCACCGAGGGCAGCCCCCACCCGGCGGGCGGCTTGCGGTGCGACTCCTTGAACCGCTCCTTCGCGGCCGGGATGTCGCCCTCCAAAAGGAACAGAACGCCGCGGCGGTAGAAGAAGTCGGCTTCGGAATTTAAGTTCTCGATGGCACCCCGCTGGATCATTACGCGCAGCACGTCCCACGAACTGAGCCAGAGGTACGATCGGAGCACCTGGTCGTGACCGGGCACGAGTGCGAACGGCGGGACGATCATCGTGTGTACGACTTGGGTCGGGTCTTTCGTGGGATTGGCCCCTCGAGCCGCACGGTTGATGTAATCCCTGGGGACTTCGGGGCCGGGCGGTTTGTTTAATTTCTCCAATTGGCCGACGTCGGGGTTGAGTGCGTCCCACACGTCGCCGGCGGTCTTGTATTCGCCGGCGAGGACCGATTTTTGATACTTGAGCATTTGCACCAGTGGCACCACGTGTGCCTGGGCGATTCGGTCGGCCCTGTCCGGGTCGGTTAAAACCTTAAGTAAGTCGGCCGCGTCTTCGATTCGACCGGTCGCGAGCGCGAGCGACACCTGTAGCGCGAAAACGCGGACCGCACTTTCCCCGAACTCTTTGTCGAAATCAGCGTCTTTTAGTAGCTCCAGCGCTTCGCTGAGCATGCAGTTCCGAATAGCGCTTTGAAAGGCGGTAGACAGTTTCGGTGCCGGCCCCTTACCCGTTTCGTACCGCTCCTTGTATCGGATCAGAGTGTTCTCAATTTCCACCTTGCGATTTTCGACCTGTTTGATGTTGTTTTTTTGATCTTCGCCCGACATCTCAGCGAAATCAATCGGGGCGTATTCGAGGGCCTTCCGGAGCGCGTCGTGGGCCGCGTCGATGGCGAGCACGAACGGGACCCCGTTGTTGATCGGTACCATGTTGGGGGTCGCGCTCGCCGCTCGCGCCACCGCGCCGTTGCCGCGGTCGGCGAAGATCGGCTGGCTGAGCCCTTGCAGGATCAGTGCCGAGCCGGCGTCCACCATGAGCCCGCTGTACTCGACCATTTCCTTACCCCGTGGGTCGCGCCACCGAAGCGGGGTGCCGAGGTACGCTTCGCTCAGTTCCAGGGCCACGGCGGTCGCGGGTGCGGCAAACTGGCCGCGCTTGTACTGGTCGGGCCGCGGGAGCCGCACCAGGCACTGGCGGTACGCGGTCACCCGCCCCAAGGCCCGCTCGCCGTCGGTGAGCGGCAGGTCCGGGTCGGCCAGGGCCTGGGCGAGTGCGTAGTACCCGTCGGGGTGATCCGGGTCCTCGGCGATGGCCCGGCGCGCGGCTCGGATCGCCAGTAGGGGGATGGCGCGCATCGCGGCATCATCGGATTCGGCGCCCGCGTAGTTCGGCGCGACGTGCAGCAGTTTCGCCTGTTCCGCCGTGCGCAGCGCGAAATGGTGAAGTGCGTGCCGGTCCGCCGCCCACCAGCCGAGGGTGAGGGGCCGGACGAGTGCGTGGCGGATCCTGTCGCGCTCGGTCAGAGCGCTCTTGTAAACGAGCCACCCGATCGCCTCAGCGGCGCCGGCCGGGGCGTTGCGCGGGGTGCGCACGAACGCTTCCTCCCACCCGGCGGGGGCGAGTGGTTGTTGGAGCACCGGCTCGGGAATTTTTTTAACCCCCGCTCCGAATGCCAGAAGGCCGGGGTCCAGGCGCAGGTTCGCGAACGAGGGCTTGCCCCCGCTCGGCCCCGGGCGCCAACCGAACACGGCGGTGCGCCCGTCCGTGTACCACGCGGACCACTCGCCCCACTGCATGTACAATCGTTGCGTGGCGAATTGGGTCAGTAACCGCAACCTGTTAATCTCGCTGGCGCCGGAGTGGAGCGCCAGGTACTCGGCGCCGCGGCGCGCGAGCACGTCGGTCGCGTCTTGCGGCACCGGCGGTTCGTCGCCGACGCGGATCAGCCCCAGCCCCTTGCGGATCGCGAGGTAATCCGCCAGTTCGCGGCGGTGGTGGTTGAACCGCCCGTTGAGGAGCACCTTTTCCTGCGGCGCGAACCAGGCTACGTAGTTCGCCAGGTCGGTGCTCGTGATGACCCCGCGGGCGTCGGCCGGCAGCCCGCCGTCCGTGCGCCACGTTTTGAGTTGCTCGGACGCTTGAACCAGCGCCGGGTCGGGTTCCACCGCCCAGACCAGGCGCCGGGCGTTCGCGGGGTTGTTCGCGTCCGGGTGAACCCAGCCGGGGTACGCGAGAACGCACAACAGGCACACCGCGAGGACCGAAAGCACGCGCCCGCCGGACGAGCCGATCAGTAGCAGCCGGGTGAGCGGGTCGCCCCAGGTCTTGAGTTCGGCGCGCCCGCTAAATGCGTTCAACTGTGATGCCACCAGTGGTACCGCGACGAGCACGAAGAACGGGATGGCGTAGATGCTCAGGAAGCTCAGCACTGCGAAGCCGAGCCACAGCGTGACGTGCGAAAGGCGGATGCGGCCGACGCCCAAGCTGCCGGCCAACCCGATGACCGTGGCGCCGAGCACCAAGAGGAGGACGTAGGCCAGCCCGTTCGCGTTGTAGCCGAGCCCCGCGTTATCGACGTAGATGTTGTCGTAAGGTGCGTAGAGCATTTGCCGCAGGCGCGGGTCCGATTCCGCGCCGGGCGCGCCGACCAGCTCGAACGGGAGCTCCCACACGCGGACGTGGTTCGGGGTCAGCGTACAAGCCAGAAGTCCGATCCCCAGGGCCTTCGCGAGGGTCGCGGTGTCGGGCAACCGGCCGAGGGTGTCGGTACCCGCGTTCCCCTCGGGCTCGTCCGGCGAATTGAACCCGTATTTCTGAATCAGGTCGCCGACGAGGATGAGGGCCAGCGCGAGCGGCCCGATGAAGAACCACT
The Gemmata palustris DNA segment above includes these coding regions:
- a CDS encoding carbon-nitrogen hydrolase family protein — translated: MSNWTVAGVQMDCALGALAANRSAVVANLRRAAARGAKLVVFPECVLSGYGFTSRAHALAAAEPLPGPSTDVVAKACAELGVWAVFGLLESAPDGKLYNSSALVGPQGFVAGYRKLHLPCLGADRFTDPGDRPLAVHDLGGLKIGMNICFDGSFPESARVLTLLGADLVVLPTNWATNARKMAELVSAARAWENHIYYLAVNRVGDESGFHYIGLSSAADYLGNVLHFAPEGEEAIFTIEVNPTAAAQKRVVTCVGEYEIDRVNWRRPEMYGPLVANPGAFTGHFNK